Proteins from a genomic interval of Maylandia zebra isolate NMK-2024a linkage group LG15, Mzebra_GT3a, whole genome shotgun sequence:
- the LOC101487507 gene encoding mitogen-activated protein kinase-binding protein 1 isoform X1, whose amino-acid sequence MPGDGFTIKSRIRKFLRSPSTGKNCKENLTSKVTLEKVLGITSSGNSALACDPRSGLVAYPAGCVVVLLNPKKNRQHHIINTSRKTITALSFSPDGKHLVTGESGHLPAVRVWDVAERKQVAELQKHKYGVSCVAFSPNGKYIVSVGNQHDMMVNVWAWKKDVIVAANKVSSKVKGVSFSEDSSYFVTVGNRHVKFWYLDHCKANKASAPVPLLGRSGLLGELRNNFFCDVACGRGSKSDSTFCITSSGLLCEFNSKRMLDKWVDLRTGLAQSLSLSEHMIFCGCADGTVRAFRPADLHFVCTLPWPHPLGSDVSSMTEASHLFNATADARYPDTVAVTYDPVSCRLSCVYNDHSLYVWDVRDVQRVGKVHSALFHPACVWDLEVFPDVPEEVASGLSSGAFLTSSADNTVRVWRMDDWTQTHSPNILSQDLLNIIYIDGNTSTLLDSECVTSANSEVKSGDGQTAETRTGIRTICVSPDGKHLASGDRNGMLRVHDLSSMKEILKVEAHDAEILSLEYSKPETGLKLLATASRDRLIHVLDAEDDYSLVQTLDEHSSSITAVRFAANDNKVRMISCGADKSIYFRTAHKTDKGTEFRRSHHMVRKTTLYDMDVDATCKYAAVGCQDRCIRIFNISSGKQKKLYKGSLSEDGSLLRVQIDPSGQYVATSCSDKTISIFDFYTGECVATMFGHSEIVTGIKFTSDCRHLISVSGDSCIFVWRLSPELTITMRERLHQLRENPNTPPSKTSSLRREVYSAPALGGLSSDSDREHEEDDRAANDDANDPEDNATHSSSASSHEEEDTGGSDEGQDWELTKHGVVSQVIPESSKRPRRRWSHRMGSLEVMVKSMLDLTQLETFAPKKNPSCPPHDRERQSSLGLQEPVMGERPRRHQPWPDADWLSSHTSRDTKGTDVLYPEEKEDDTSPLDSDYCRMQGRGIRSESQDSRSPDSACSLDYDSSESSPDHILDDPAEAEYLSENNSDEENDEKEVDEERREGVTSMDEALRTITDSGGCDRADFLKQNFETLSEGCTTAEQSRVPRLSMSSRFLAGGHNNRDVLLFAKANGKEQGGRSIKPPVSKVRPLMEDGVSGNAENKSPVSPGKAQGPKAQERSSPPQKTTTTGSHLWRFSNPPPKASLLLDRTTCIQKSRSAQDLATRSLSSPLPSSDQRELHKRPQQLFLNEPSPRPSSCFSSHSSGSPQSSQSPLPWESPKLKPQHSYMNATASSVAKNRSSSFGDAIHIMTPPGSPFFSKRRRSSVEVETEPPVLASCPVLIFPSSASSKDSLPLSNIPSLTPPHPTASQNVPPSRIPLPKQPLSPRLSLCLEVKPSSSWSGNISRASTPTTDPGCHHRATPLNKQALGRHLSLSLDSSLSCSMPVKQKRDSVSESAKEPGQVAVAKECPLVPEQAHTSSPQPDRSVTLETCRQVVTDLHSSLRKTVMLYTTVLQHSQQTSEDQHEMRSILSKALLTVKDELDSLPHPSSPQSEGPPGVNCDGEKALALLEQYAELLVKSVEKRLDTKT is encoded by the exons ATGCCGGGCGATGGATTCACCATTAAAAGTCGCATTAGGAAGTTTCTGCGTTCTCCATCCACCGGAAAGAACTGCAAAGAAAATCTCACCAGCAAG GTGACTCTGGAAAAAGTGTTGGGCATCACCTCTTCAGGAAACAGCGCTCTGGCCTGCGACCCTCGATCTGGACTTGTGGCCTATCCTGCAGG GTGTGTGGTAGTCTTACTGAACCCCAAAAAGAACAGGCAGCACCACATTATCAACACTTCAAG GAAAACCATCACAGCTCTGTCTTTTTCCCCTGATGGCAAACACTTGGTGACAGGAGAG agCGGTCACCTACCGGCAGTGAGGGTATGGGACGTGGCAGAACGGAAGCAAGTGGCCGAGCTCCAGAAGCACAAGTACGGCGTCTCCTGTGTGGCTTTCTCCCCCAATGGCAAATACATAGTCAGTGTAGGAAATCAACATGACATGATGGTCAACGTCTGGGCGTGGAAG AAAGATGTAATAGTGGCCGCTAACAAGGTGTCCAGTAAGGTGAAAGGTGTGTCTTTCTCCGAGGACAGCTCCTACTTTGTCACAGTGGGGAACAGGCATGTCAAGTTCTGGTATCTGGATCACTGCAAGGCCAACAAG GCCAGCGCTCCTGTGCCTCTGCTGGGCCGCTCCGGGCTGCTGGGAGAGCTGAGGAACAATTTCTTCTGTGATGTAGCTTGTGGACGTGGCTCTAAATCAGACTCCACTTTCTGCATTACTTCCTCTGGCCTGCTGTGTGAGTTTAACAGCAAGAGGATGCTGGACAAGTGGGTGGACCTTCGG ACCGGGCTGGCTCagtcgctctctctgtctgaaCACATGATCTTCTGCGGCTGTGCCGATGGAACGGTGCGAGCCTTCAGACCCGCTGACTTGCACTTTGTGTGCACGCTGCCGTGGCCGCACCCCCTCGGCTCTGACGTCTCCTCCATGACTGAGGCCAG TCATCTGTTCAACGCCACAGCGGATGCCCGTTACCCAGACACCGTTGCCGTTACCTATGACCCCGTCAGCTGCCGGCTCAGCTGTGTATATAATGACCACAGCCTGTATGTGTGGGACGTGAGAGATGTGCAGCGGGTGGGGAAGGTGCACTCTGCCCTCTTTCATCCCGCCTGTGTCTGGGACCTGGAG GTGTTTCCAGATGTTCCAGAAGAAGTGGCTTCTGGTTTGTCATCAGGCGCATTCCTCACTAGTTCAGCTGATAACACCGTGAGAGTGTGGCGCATGGACGACTGGACACAAACTCATTCTCCAAACATCCTGAGCCAA GATCTTTTGAATATAATCTACATCGACGGGAACACCAGCACCTTGCTGGATTCAGAGTGTGTAACAAGTGCGAATTCAGAGGTCAAGTCGGGGGATGGACAGACAGCGGAAACCAGGACGGGCATCAGGACCATCTGTGTCAGCCCAGACGGCAAACACCTGGCATCTGGAGATCGCAATGGCATGCTGAG GGTTCATGACCTCAGCAGCATGAAGGAGATTCTTAAGGTGGAAGCCCATGATGCTGAGATCCTCAGCCTCGAATACAGTAAACCAGAAacag GGCTGAAGCTgctggccacagccagcagggATCGTCTGATCCACGTCTTGGATGCAGAAGACGACTACAGTCTGGTGCAAACACTCGACGAACACTCTTCATCCATAACAGCCGTCCGCTTTGCTG cCAATGACAACAAGGTGAGAATGATCAGCTGTGGGGCAGACAAGAGCATCTATTTCCGCACAGCCCACAAG ACCGACAAAGGAACAGAGTTCAGGCGTTCTCACCACATGGTGAGGAAGACCACGCTTTACGACATGGACGTAGACGCCACCTGCAAGTACGCCGCTGTTGGCTGTCAGGACCGCTGCATCAG gatTTTCAACATCAGCAGCGGCAAACAGAAAAAACTCTATAAAGGATCTTTGAGTGAAGATGGAAGTCTGCTCAGG GTTCAGATCGATCCCTCTGGTCAATACGTGGCCACCAGCTGCTCCGATAAAACCATCAGCATCTTTGACTTCTACACCGGGGAGTGTGTGGCCACTATGTTTGGACATTCTG AAATCGTCACTGGGATTAAGTTTACCAGCGATTGCCGGCATTTGATTTCTGTATCGGGAGATAG CTGCATCTTTGTGTGGAGGCTGTCCCCAGAGCTGACAATCACCATGAGAGAGAGGCTGCACCAGCtcagagaaaacccaaacacACCACCCAGCAAAACCTCCAGTCTCAG GCGTGAGGTGTACAGCGCTCCCGCTCTGGGGGGTCTGTCCTCTGACAGCGACCGTGAACACGAGGAGGACGACAGAGCGGCGAACGACGATGCCAATGACCCCGAAGACAACGCGACCCATTCTTCTTCCGCCAGCAGCCACGAAGAGGAGGACACAG GAGGCTCAGATGAAGgacaggactgggagctgacaAAG CATGGAGTCGTCAGCCAAGTCATCCCTGAGTCCTCAAAGCGTCCCCGGAGGCGTTGGTCTCATCGTATGGGCTCATTGGAAGTGATGGTTAAATCCATGCTGGACCTGACGCAACTGGAAACCTTTGCTCCGAAGAAAAACCCCAGCTGCCCCCCACAtgacagagagaggcagagcTCGCTCGGCCTCCAGGAGCCTGTG ATGGGAGAGAGACCCAGGAGACATCAACCCTGGCCGGACGCCGACTGGCTGTCCTCGCACACTTCCAGGGACACCAAGGGGACAGATGTGCTCTATCctgaggaaaaggaggacgacACAAGTCCTCTGGACAG CGATTACTGCAGGATGCAAGGACGAGGGATCCGTAGCGAGAGCCAGGACAGCCGCAGCCCAGACAGCGCTTGCTCTTTGGATTATGACAGCAGCGAGTCCAGCCCAGATCATATTTTGGATG ATCCTGCAGAGGCAGAGTATCTGAGTGAGAACAACTCGGATGAGGAGAACGACGAGAAGGAGGTGGACGAGGAGCGAAGGGAAGGGGTGACGAGCATGGACGAGGCTCTCAGGACAATAACGGACAGTGGCGGATGCGATCGAGCGGATTTCCTCAAGCAGAACTTTGAGACGCTGTCGGAGGGCTGCACTACAG CTGAGCAGAGCAGAGTCCCGAGGCTCAGTATGTCTTCACGCTTCCTGGCCGGAGGACATAATAACCG AGACGTGCTTCTGTTTGCCAAAGCGAACGGGAAGGAACAAGGCGGCCGCTCCATTAAGCCCCCGGTGTCAAAAGTGCGGCCCTTGATGGAAGATGGCGTAAGCGGGAACGCAGAAAATAAGAGTCCCGTGTCCCCTGGGAAAGCTCAAGGGCCAAA GGCTCAGGAGAGAAGCAGTCCACCCCAGAAGACGACGACCACAGGGTCCCACCTCTGGAGGTTTTCTAATCCTCCCCCCAAAGCTTCGCTGCTGCTGGACAGGACGACGTGCATCCAAAAATCGCGCTCTGCCCAGGACTTGGCCACGCGCT CTCTTTCCTCCCCTCTGCCCTCTAGTGACCAGAGGGAGTTGCACAAGAGACCTCAGCAGCTTTTCCTCAATGAACCCTCTCCCAGACCTTCCTCGTGCTTTTCTTCACACTCCTCTGGGTCCCCACAGTCATCCCAGTCCCCACTTCCATGGGAGAGCCCTAAACTCAAGCCCCAGCACTCTTACATGAACGCCACTGCTAGCTCTGTGGCAAAAAACCGGTCCTCCTCTTTTGGAGATGCCATCCATATAATGACCCCGCCAGGATCCCCCTTTTTCTCCAAGAGGAGGAGGTCGTCTGTGGAGGTAGAAACTGAGCCTCCCGTGCTCGCCTCATGTCCTGTCCTGATTTTCCCATCGTCTGCGTCGTCAAAAGATTCCCTTCCACTATCAAACATTCCCTCCTTGACTCCACCTCATCCTACAGCCAGCCAGAACGTCCCTCCTTCTCGCATCCCACTTCCTAAGCAGCCGCTCAGCCCTCGACTAAGCCTGTGCCTGGAGGTGAAGCCAAGCTCAAGTTGGTCTGGAAATATCAGCAGGGCTTCTACTCCTACAACAGACCCCGGATGTCACCATAGAGCTACTCCCCTAAACAAACAAG CATTAGGCAGGCACCTGTCTCTAAGTTTGGATTCCTCTTTGTCATGTTCCATGCCTGTGAAGCAGAAAAGGGACTCAGTTTCTGAGAG TGCCAAGGAGCCAGGTCAGGTGGCTGTAGCTAAAGAGTGCCCTCTGGTGCCTGAACAGGCCCACACATCAAGCCCACAGCCAG
- the LOC101487507 gene encoding mitogen-activated protein kinase-binding protein 1 isoform X2 has protein sequence MPGDGFTIKSRIRKFLRSPSTGKNCKENLTSKVTLEKVLGITSSGNSALACDPRSGLVAYPAGCVVVLLNPKKNRQHHIINTSRKTITALSFSPDGKHLVTGESGHLPAVRVWDVAERKQVAELQKHKYGVSCVAFSPNGKYIVSVGNQHDMMVNVWAWKKDVIVAANKVSSKVKGVSFSEDSSYFVTVGNRHVKFWYLDHCKANKASAPVPLLGRSGLLGELRNNFFCDVACGRGSKSDSTFCITSSGLLCEFNSKRMLDKWVDLRTGLAQSLSLSEHMIFCGCADGTVRAFRPADLHFVCTLPWPHPLGSDVSSMTEASHLFNATADARYPDTVAVTYDPVSCRLSCVYNDHSLYVWDVRDVQRVGKVHSALFHPACVWDLEVFPDVPEEVASGLSSGAFLTSSADNTVRVWRMDDWTQTHSPNILSQDLLNIIYIDGNTSTLLDSECVTSANSEVKSGDGQTAETRTGIRTICVSPDGKHLASGDRNGMLRVHDLSSMKEILKVEAHDAEILSLEYSKPETGLKLLATASRDRLIHVLDAEDDYSLVQTLDEHSSSITAVRFAANDNKVRMISCGADKSIYFRTAHKTDKGTEFRRSHHMVRKTTLYDMDVDATCKYAAVGCQDRCIRIFNISSGKQKKLYKGSLSEDGSLLRVQIDPSGQYVATSCSDKTISIFDFYTGECVATMFGHSEIVTGIKFTSDCRHLISVSGDSCIFVWRLSPELTITMRERLHQLRENPNTPPSKTSSLRREVYSAPALGGLSSDSDREHEEDDRAANDDANDPEDNATHSSSASSHEEEDTGGSDEGQDWELTKHGVVSQVIPESSKRPRRRWSHRMGSLEVMVKSMLDLTQLETFAPKKNPSCPPHDRERQSSLGLQEPVMGERPRRHQPWPDADWLSSHTSRDTKGTDVLYPEEKEDDTSPLDSDYCRMQGRGIRSESQDSRSPDSACSLDYDSSESSPDHILDDPAEAEYLSENNSDEENDEKEVDEERREGVTSMDEALRTITDSGGCDRADFLKQNFETLSEGCTTAEQSRVPRLSMSSRFLAGGHNNRDVLLFAKANGKEQGGRSIKPPVSKVRPLMEDGVSGNAENKSPVSPGKAQGPNRAQERSSPPQKTTTTGSHLWRFSNPPPKASLLLDRTTCIQKSRSAQDLATRSLSSPLPSSDQRELHKRPQQLFLNEPSPRPSSCFSSHSSGSPQSSQSPLPWESPKLKPQHSYMNATASSVAKNRSSSFGDAIHIMTPPGSPFFSKRRRSSVEVETEPPVLASCPVLIFPSSASSKDSLPLSNIPSLTPPHPTASQNVPPSRIPLPKQPLSPRLSLCLEVKPSSSWSGNISRASTPTTDPGCHHRATPLNKQALGRHLSLSLDSSLSCSMPVKQKRDSVSESAKEPGQVAVAKECPLVPEQAHTSSPQPDRSVTLETCRQVVTDLHSSLRKTVMLYTTVLQHSQQTSEDQHEMRSILSKALLTVKDELDSLPHPSSPQSEGPPGVNCDGEKALALLEQYAELLVKSVEKRLDTKT, from the exons ATGCCGGGCGATGGATTCACCATTAAAAGTCGCATTAGGAAGTTTCTGCGTTCTCCATCCACCGGAAAGAACTGCAAAGAAAATCTCACCAGCAAG GTGACTCTGGAAAAAGTGTTGGGCATCACCTCTTCAGGAAACAGCGCTCTGGCCTGCGACCCTCGATCTGGACTTGTGGCCTATCCTGCAGG GTGTGTGGTAGTCTTACTGAACCCCAAAAAGAACAGGCAGCACCACATTATCAACACTTCAAG GAAAACCATCACAGCTCTGTCTTTTTCCCCTGATGGCAAACACTTGGTGACAGGAGAG agCGGTCACCTACCGGCAGTGAGGGTATGGGACGTGGCAGAACGGAAGCAAGTGGCCGAGCTCCAGAAGCACAAGTACGGCGTCTCCTGTGTGGCTTTCTCCCCCAATGGCAAATACATAGTCAGTGTAGGAAATCAACATGACATGATGGTCAACGTCTGGGCGTGGAAG AAAGATGTAATAGTGGCCGCTAACAAGGTGTCCAGTAAGGTGAAAGGTGTGTCTTTCTCCGAGGACAGCTCCTACTTTGTCACAGTGGGGAACAGGCATGTCAAGTTCTGGTATCTGGATCACTGCAAGGCCAACAAG GCCAGCGCTCCTGTGCCTCTGCTGGGCCGCTCCGGGCTGCTGGGAGAGCTGAGGAACAATTTCTTCTGTGATGTAGCTTGTGGACGTGGCTCTAAATCAGACTCCACTTTCTGCATTACTTCCTCTGGCCTGCTGTGTGAGTTTAACAGCAAGAGGATGCTGGACAAGTGGGTGGACCTTCGG ACCGGGCTGGCTCagtcgctctctctgtctgaaCACATGATCTTCTGCGGCTGTGCCGATGGAACGGTGCGAGCCTTCAGACCCGCTGACTTGCACTTTGTGTGCACGCTGCCGTGGCCGCACCCCCTCGGCTCTGACGTCTCCTCCATGACTGAGGCCAG TCATCTGTTCAACGCCACAGCGGATGCCCGTTACCCAGACACCGTTGCCGTTACCTATGACCCCGTCAGCTGCCGGCTCAGCTGTGTATATAATGACCACAGCCTGTATGTGTGGGACGTGAGAGATGTGCAGCGGGTGGGGAAGGTGCACTCTGCCCTCTTTCATCCCGCCTGTGTCTGGGACCTGGAG GTGTTTCCAGATGTTCCAGAAGAAGTGGCTTCTGGTTTGTCATCAGGCGCATTCCTCACTAGTTCAGCTGATAACACCGTGAGAGTGTGGCGCATGGACGACTGGACACAAACTCATTCTCCAAACATCCTGAGCCAA GATCTTTTGAATATAATCTACATCGACGGGAACACCAGCACCTTGCTGGATTCAGAGTGTGTAACAAGTGCGAATTCAGAGGTCAAGTCGGGGGATGGACAGACAGCGGAAACCAGGACGGGCATCAGGACCATCTGTGTCAGCCCAGACGGCAAACACCTGGCATCTGGAGATCGCAATGGCATGCTGAG GGTTCATGACCTCAGCAGCATGAAGGAGATTCTTAAGGTGGAAGCCCATGATGCTGAGATCCTCAGCCTCGAATACAGTAAACCAGAAacag GGCTGAAGCTgctggccacagccagcagggATCGTCTGATCCACGTCTTGGATGCAGAAGACGACTACAGTCTGGTGCAAACACTCGACGAACACTCTTCATCCATAACAGCCGTCCGCTTTGCTG cCAATGACAACAAGGTGAGAATGATCAGCTGTGGGGCAGACAAGAGCATCTATTTCCGCACAGCCCACAAG ACCGACAAAGGAACAGAGTTCAGGCGTTCTCACCACATGGTGAGGAAGACCACGCTTTACGACATGGACGTAGACGCCACCTGCAAGTACGCCGCTGTTGGCTGTCAGGACCGCTGCATCAG gatTTTCAACATCAGCAGCGGCAAACAGAAAAAACTCTATAAAGGATCTTTGAGTGAAGATGGAAGTCTGCTCAGG GTTCAGATCGATCCCTCTGGTCAATACGTGGCCACCAGCTGCTCCGATAAAACCATCAGCATCTTTGACTTCTACACCGGGGAGTGTGTGGCCACTATGTTTGGACATTCTG AAATCGTCACTGGGATTAAGTTTACCAGCGATTGCCGGCATTTGATTTCTGTATCGGGAGATAG CTGCATCTTTGTGTGGAGGCTGTCCCCAGAGCTGACAATCACCATGAGAGAGAGGCTGCACCAGCtcagagaaaacccaaacacACCACCCAGCAAAACCTCCAGTCTCAG GCGTGAGGTGTACAGCGCTCCCGCTCTGGGGGGTCTGTCCTCTGACAGCGACCGTGAACACGAGGAGGACGACAGAGCGGCGAACGACGATGCCAATGACCCCGAAGACAACGCGACCCATTCTTCTTCCGCCAGCAGCCACGAAGAGGAGGACACAG GAGGCTCAGATGAAGgacaggactgggagctgacaAAG CATGGAGTCGTCAGCCAAGTCATCCCTGAGTCCTCAAAGCGTCCCCGGAGGCGTTGGTCTCATCGTATGGGCTCATTGGAAGTGATGGTTAAATCCATGCTGGACCTGACGCAACTGGAAACCTTTGCTCCGAAGAAAAACCCCAGCTGCCCCCCACAtgacagagagaggcagagcTCGCTCGGCCTCCAGGAGCCTGTG ATGGGAGAGAGACCCAGGAGACATCAACCCTGGCCGGACGCCGACTGGCTGTCCTCGCACACTTCCAGGGACACCAAGGGGACAGATGTGCTCTATCctgaggaaaaggaggacgacACAAGTCCTCTGGACAG CGATTACTGCAGGATGCAAGGACGAGGGATCCGTAGCGAGAGCCAGGACAGCCGCAGCCCAGACAGCGCTTGCTCTTTGGATTATGACAGCAGCGAGTCCAGCCCAGATCATATTTTGGATG ATCCTGCAGAGGCAGAGTATCTGAGTGAGAACAACTCGGATGAGGAGAACGACGAGAAGGAGGTGGACGAGGAGCGAAGGGAAGGGGTGACGAGCATGGACGAGGCTCTCAGGACAATAACGGACAGTGGCGGATGCGATCGAGCGGATTTCCTCAAGCAGAACTTTGAGACGCTGTCGGAGGGCTGCACTACAG CTGAGCAGAGCAGAGTCCCGAGGCTCAGTATGTCTTCACGCTTCCTGGCCGGAGGACATAATAACCG AGACGTGCTTCTGTTTGCCAAAGCGAACGGGAAGGAACAAGGCGGCCGCTCCATTAAGCCCCCGGTGTCAAAAGTGCGGCCCTTGATGGAAGATGGCGTAAGCGGGAACGCAGAAAATAAGAGTCCCGTGTCCCCTGGGAAAGCTCAAGGGCCAAA CAGGGCTCAGGAGAGAAGCAGTCCACCCCAGAAGACGACGACCACAGGGTCCCACCTCTGGAGGTTTTCTAATCCTCCCCCCAAAGCTTCGCTGCTGCTGGACAGGACGACGTGCATCCAAAAATCGCGCTCTGCCCAGGACTTGGCCACGCGCT CTCTTTCCTCCCCTCTGCCCTCTAGTGACCAGAGGGAGTTGCACAAGAGACCTCAGCAGCTTTTCCTCAATGAACCCTCTCCCAGACCTTCCTCGTGCTTTTCTTCACACTCCTCTGGGTCCCCACAGTCATCCCAGTCCCCACTTCCATGGGAGAGCCCTAAACTCAAGCCCCAGCACTCTTACATGAACGCCACTGCTAGCTCTGTGGCAAAAAACCGGTCCTCCTCTTTTGGAGATGCCATCCATATAATGACCCCGCCAGGATCCCCCTTTTTCTCCAAGAGGAGGAGGTCGTCTGTGGAGGTAGAAACTGAGCCTCCCGTGCTCGCCTCATGTCCTGTCCTGATTTTCCCATCGTCTGCGTCGTCAAAAGATTCCCTTCCACTATCAAACATTCCCTCCTTGACTCCACCTCATCCTACAGCCAGCCAGAACGTCCCTCCTTCTCGCATCCCACTTCCTAAGCAGCCGCTCAGCCCTCGACTAAGCCTGTGCCTGGAGGTGAAGCCAAGCTCAAGTTGGTCTGGAAATATCAGCAGGGCTTCTACTCCTACAACAGACCCCGGATGTCACCATAGAGCTACTCCCCTAAACAAACAAG CATTAGGCAGGCACCTGTCTCTAAGTTTGGATTCCTCTTTGTCATGTTCCATGCCTGTGAAGCAGAAAAGGGACTCAGTTTCTGAGAG TGCCAAGGAGCCAGGTCAGGTGGCTGTAGCTAAAGAGTGCCCTCTGGTGCCTGAACAGGCCCACACATCAAGCCCACAGCCAG